In Tenrec ecaudatus isolate mTenEca1 chromosome 4, mTenEca1.hap1, whole genome shotgun sequence, a single window of DNA contains:
- the PSMC3 gene encoding 26S proteasome regulatory subunit 6A, protein MPELKDPVTRQEKMATVWDEAEQDGIGEEVLKMSTEEIIQRTRLLDSEIKIMKSEVLRVTHELQAMKDKIKENSEKIKVNKTLPYLVSNVIELLDVDPNDQEEDGANIDLDSQRKGKCAVIKTSTRQTYFLPVIGLVDAEKLKPGDLVGVNKDSYLILETLPTEYDSRVKAMEVDERPTEQYSDIGGLDKQIQELVEAIVLPMNHKEKFENLGIQPPKGVLMYGPPGTGKTLLARACAAQTKATFLKLAGPQLVQMFIGDGAKLVRDAFALAKEKAPSIIFIDELDAIGTKRFDSEKAGDREVQRTMLELLNQLDGFQPNTQVKVIAATNRVDILDPALLRSGRLDRKIEFPMPNEEARARIMQIHSRKMNVSPDVNYEELARCTDDFNGAQCKAVCVEAGMIALRRGATELTHEDYMEGILEVQAKKKANLQYYA, encoded by the exons ATGCCGGAACTCAAGGACCCAGTGACTCGGCAGGAGAAAATGGCGACCGTGTGGGACGAGGCAGAG CAAGATGGAATCGGGGAGGAGGTGCTCAAAATGTCCACGGAGGAGATCATTCAGCGCACCCGGCTGCTGGACAGTGAGATCAAG ATCATGAAGAGCGAGGTGTTGCGAGTCACCCATGAGCTGCAGGCCATGAAGGACAAGATCAAAGAGAACAGTGAgaagatcaaagtgaacaagaCCCTGCCCTACCTGGTCTCCAACGTCATCGAG CTGCTAGATGTTGATCCCAACGACCAAGAAGAGGATGGAGCCAATATTGACCTGGATTCCCAGAGGAAGGGCAAGTGTGCGGTAATCAAAACCTCTACCCGGCAG ACTTACTTCTTGCCTGTGATTGGGTTGGTGGATGCCGAAAAGCTGAAGCCTGGAGACCTGGTG GGTGTGAACAAAGACTCCTATCTAATCCTGGAGACCCTGCCCACCGAGTATGACTCAAGAGTGAAGGCCATGGAGGTGGATGAGCggcccacagagcagtacagtgaCATCGGGGGCCTGGACAAGCAGATCCAGGAG CTGGTGGAGGCCATCGTCCTACCAATGAACCACAAGGAGAAGTTTGAGAACTTGGGGATTCAGCCTCCAAAGGGGGTGCTGATGTACGGGCCCCCTGGCACCGGGAAGACGCTGCTGGCCAGGGCGTGCGCTGCACAGACTAAG gCCACCTTCCTCAAGCTCGCTGGCCCCCAGCTGGTGCAGATGTTCATTGGGGACGGTGCCAAGCTGGTGCGGGATGCCTTTGCGCTGGCTAAGGAGAAGGCGCCGTCCATCATCTTCATCGATGAGCTGGATGCCATCGGCACCAAGCG CTTTGACAGTGAGAAGGCCGGGGACCGGGAGGTGCAGAGGACAATGCTGGAGCTCCTGAACCAGCTAGATGGCTTCCAGCCCAACACTCAAGTCAAG gtTATTGCAGCCACCAACCGGGTGGACATCCTGGACCCCGCCCTACTGCGCTCAGGGCGCCTGGACCGCAAGATTGAGTTCCCGATGCCCAATGAGGAGGCCCGGGCCAGAATCATGCAGATCCACTCCCGCAAGATGAACGTCAG TCCCGATGTGAACTATGAGGAGCTGGCCCGCTGCACAGACGACTTCAACGGAGCCCAGTGCAAGGCCGTCTGCGTGGAGGCG GGTATGATTGCGCTGCGCAGGGGTGCCACGGAGCTCACCCACGAGGACTACATGGAGGGCATCCTGGAGGTGCAGGCCAAGAAGAAAGCCAACCTACAGTACTACGCCTAG
- the SLC39A13 gene encoding zinc transporter ZIP13 isoform X1 has product MPRCPCPGGGMAGHRLLLLSTLALELLAGAGGSQAAFWGQGAAACRLDDKESESWGALLSGERLDTWVCSLLGSLMVGLSGVFPLLLIPLEMGTALRSEAGARRLKQLLSFALGGLLGNVFLHLLPEAWAYTCSASPDGEGQRLQQQQQLGLWVIAGFLTFLVLEKVFVDGKQEGPCQAPSKDPTAAAPAHNGGHCVAQPGLQPIRSSKVSGYLNLLANTIDNFTHGLAVAASFLVSKKIGLLTTMAILLHEIPHEVGDFAILLRAGFDRWSAAKLQLSTALGGLLGACFAIWTQSPKGAEETVAWILPFTSGGFLYIALVNVVPDLLEEEDPWHSLLQVLLLGTGVVVMVLFSLLAD; this is encoded by the exons ATGCCTCGATGTCCCTGCCCAGGTGGTGGCATGGCGGGCCACAGGCTCCTGCTCCTCTCCACGCTGGCTCTGGAACTCCTGgcaggggctgggggctcccAGGCAGCCTTCTGGGGCCAGGGGGCTGCAGCCTGTCGCCTGGACGACAAAGAGAGCGAGTCCTGGGGGGCGCTGCTGAGCGGGGAGAGGCTGGACACCTGGGTCTGCTCCCTCCTGGGCTCACTCATGGTGGGCCTCAGCGGGGTCTTCCCCCTGCTCCTCATTCCCCTGGAGATGGGCACTGCTCTGCGCTCAGAAG CTGGGGCCCGGCGCCTGAAGCAGCTGCTCAGCTTCGCCCTGGGGGGACTGCTGGGCAATGTGTTTCTACACCTgctgcccgaggcctgggcctaCACATGCAGCGCCAGCCCCG ACGGTGAGGGGCAGCgcctgcagcagcagcaacagctggggctgtgggtcatcGCAGGCTTCCTGACCttcctggtgctggagaaggtgtTTGTGGACGGCAAGCAGGAGGGCCCGTGCCAG gcccccaGCAAAGACCCCACTGCTGCCGCCCCTGCACACAACGGAGGCCACTGTGTGGCCCAGCCTGGCCTACAACCCATTCGTAGCAGCAAA GTCAGTGGCTATCTCAACCTGCTGGCCAACACTATCGACAACTTCACTCACGGGCTGGCGGTGGCTGCCAGCTTCCTTGTGAGTAAGAAG ATCGGGCTGCTGACCACGATGGCCATCCTCCTGCATGAGATCCCCCACGAG GTGGGCGACTTTGCTATCCTGCTCCGGGCAGGCTTCGACCGGTGGAGCGCCGCCAAGCTACAGCTCTCCACGGCCCTGGGGGGCCTACTAGGCGCCTGCTTCGCCATCTGGACACAGTCCCCCAAGGGCGCAG AGGAGACTGTGGCCTGGATCCTGCCCTTCACCTCTGGGGGCTTCCTCTACATCGCGCTGGTGAACGTGGTGCCcgacctcctggaggaagaggaccCCTG GCACTCCCTGCTGCAAGTGCTCCTGCTGGGCACGGGTGTCGTGGTGATGGTGCTGTTCTCCCTCCTGGCCGACTAG
- the SLC39A13 gene encoding zinc transporter ZIP13 isoform X2 gives MPRCPCPGGGMAGHRLLLLSTLALELLAGAGGSQAAFWGQGAAACRLDDKESESWGALLSGERLDTWVCSLLGSLMVGLSGVFPLLLIPLEMGTALRSEAGARRLKQLLSFALGGLLGNVFLHLLPEAWAYTCSASPDGEGQRLQQQQQLGLWVIAGFLTFLVLEKVFVDGKQEGPCQAPSKDPTAAAPAHNGGHCVAQPGLQPIRSSKVSGYLNLLANTIDNFTHGLAVAASFLVSKKIGLLTTMAILLHEIPHEVGDFAILLRAGFDRWSAAKLQLSTALGGLLGACFAIWTQSPKGRRLWPGSCPSPLGASSTSRW, from the exons ATGCCTCGATGTCCCTGCCCAGGTGGTGGCATGGCGGGCCACAGGCTCCTGCTCCTCTCCACGCTGGCTCTGGAACTCCTGgcaggggctgggggctcccAGGCAGCCTTCTGGGGCCAGGGGGCTGCAGCCTGTCGCCTGGACGACAAAGAGAGCGAGTCCTGGGGGGCGCTGCTGAGCGGGGAGAGGCTGGACACCTGGGTCTGCTCCCTCCTGGGCTCACTCATGGTGGGCCTCAGCGGGGTCTTCCCCCTGCTCCTCATTCCCCTGGAGATGGGCACTGCTCTGCGCTCAGAAG CTGGGGCCCGGCGCCTGAAGCAGCTGCTCAGCTTCGCCCTGGGGGGACTGCTGGGCAATGTGTTTCTACACCTgctgcccgaggcctgggcctaCACATGCAGCGCCAGCCCCG ACGGTGAGGGGCAGCgcctgcagcagcagcaacagctggggctgtgggtcatcGCAGGCTTCCTGACCttcctggtgctggagaaggtgtTTGTGGACGGCAAGCAGGAGGGCCCGTGCCAG gcccccaGCAAAGACCCCACTGCTGCCGCCCCTGCACACAACGGAGGCCACTGTGTGGCCCAGCCTGGCCTACAACCCATTCGTAGCAGCAAA GTCAGTGGCTATCTCAACCTGCTGGCCAACACTATCGACAACTTCACTCACGGGCTGGCGGTGGCTGCCAGCTTCCTTGTGAGTAAGAAG ATCGGGCTGCTGACCACGATGGCCATCCTCCTGCATGAGATCCCCCACGAG GTGGGCGACTTTGCTATCCTGCTCCGGGCAGGCTTCGACCGGTGGAGCGCCGCCAAGCTACAGCTCTCCACGGCCCTGGGGGGCCTACTAGGCGCCTGCTTCGCCATCTGGACACAGTCCCCCAAGGGC AGGAGACTGTGGCCTGGATCCTGCCCTTCACCTCTGGGGGCTTCCTCTACATCGCGCTGGTGA